Proteins encoded together in one Triticum dicoccoides isolate Atlit2015 ecotype Zavitan chromosome 7B, WEW_v2.0, whole genome shotgun sequence window:
- the LOC119341406 gene encoding glutathione S-transferase T3-like, producing MASNMDYSDPQVWGVDSHPPGGYLSYFQNTAGPTQPIHNGSSPQPVNAGDDTNGGDCGRTEKRLLWTKQDDLRLVSAWLNNSNDPIQSNYKKNEQYWKDVTAVYNSTIPKNRERLVKQVKDRFGRIKKRVAWFCASYKEASALYASGESDADLKKRAMQTYEEDHKKDGPFMFEHCWEILKKEPKWDAYLERLEDLEPDKRKFSVDDEVGKHSTIDDDDDEDERPPGGKQAKEKQKRKRKDEVCIIDLEDGLQKFVDAQNAANEGRKEMLETQRRVSAKNLEARRLAHLAAKDHKESVMLETYRSLMMQDTTGMPEDVRSEHVLALKCLREKLFGKMV from the exons GGGAGTGGATTCTCACCCACCTGGTGGTTACCTTAGTTACTTTCAGAACACGGCAGGCCCCACACAACCTATTCACAATGGGAGTTCACCGCAACCAGTCAATGCTGGCGATGACACAAATGGTGGTGATTGTGGAAGGACTGAAAAACGCTTGCTATGGACAAAACAAGATGATCTTCGATTG GTTAGTGCTTGGTTGAATAATTCCAATGACCCAATCCAATCAAACTACAAGAAGAATGAACAATATTGGAAAGATGTTACTGCTGTCTACAACAGTACCATCCCAAAAAACAGGGAACGACTAGTCAAGCAAGTGAAAGATCGCTTTGGGCGAATTAAGAAAAGGGTTGCATGGTTTTGTGCGAGTTATAAGGAGGCTAGTGCTTTGTATGCTAGTGGTGAATCTGATGCAGATTTAAAGAAGAGGGCAATGCAAACTTATGAGGAAGATCACAAAAAAGACGGTCCGTTTATGTTTGAGCATTGCTGGGAGATTCTTAAAAAGGAACCAAAATGGGACGCATATTTGGAACGCCTAGAAGATCTGGAGCCGGACAAGAGGAAGTTTAGTGTTGATGATGAAGTAGGGAAGCATTCCActatagatgatgatgatgatgaagatgaacgTCCACCGGGTGGCAAGCAAGCTAAGGAGAAGCAGAAACGAAAAAGAAAGGATGAAGTTTGTATAATAGATCTTGAAGATGGGCTTCAAAAGTTTGTAGATGCCCAGAATGCAGCAAATGAAGGCCGCAAAGAGATGTTAGAGACCCAGAGGCGTGTTTCTGCTAAGAATCTTGAAGCACGGAGGCTTGCTCACCTTGCGGCAAAAGATCACAAAGAGTCGGTCATGCTAGAAACATATCGCTCATTGATGATGCAAGACACAACCGGGATGCCTGAAGATGTGAGATCTGAGCATGTGTTGGCATTGAAGTGTTTAAGGGAGAAGCTATTTGGCAAAATGGTATAA